The following coding sequences are from one Panicum hallii strain FIL2 chromosome 5, PHallii_v3.1, whole genome shotgun sequence window:
- the LOC112894926 gene encoding uncharacterized protein LOC112894926, with protein sequence MSLMKQFPEETTGGPPSPPPRRLNAGTGVEADDGVARTAMCLYFPRFSKKKQPAMRSASARRVASWWPWSPTPHDDDGSASFKHWGQSSQSRSQLSSRATPRVRVSSSSFPSSPASASSFVSTAKSGQDR encoded by the coding sequence ATGTCGCTGATGAAACAATTCCCTGAGGAGACCACCGGCGGCCcaccgtctccgccgccgcgaCGGCTGAACGCGGGCACCGGTGTCGAGGCCGACGATGGAGTCGCCCGCACGGCCATGTGCCTCTACTTCCCGCGGTTCTCGAAGAAGAAGCAGCCGGCCATGAGGTCCGCGAGCGCTCGCCGCGTCGCCTCGTGGTGGCCGTGGTCGCCGACGCCGCACGACGATGATGGGTCGGCTTCGTTCAAGCACTGGGGCCAGTCGTCCCAGAGCCGGTCTCAGCTGTCGTCCCGGGCGACGCCGCGGGTGCGGGTGTCGTCGTCCTCCTTCCCGTCGTCGCCGGCGTCCGCGTCCTCGTTCGTGAGCACGGCGAAGTCCGGGCAGGATCGCTGA
- the LOC112891672 gene encoding uncharacterized protein LOC112891672 yields the protein MKPIPCVFLLMDAQLGISGKLTFPGAMSLEEASSFKKDAEARVADDEDEARAARDPAARPFRSGSSATDVSSNASSINYRKAPRDKIGGDGFWCGVLCMHLPGLSRRRSMQQQQSMSLSEADTRASTAGPGGARASTASMERFKYSSSSSGIVFERADKEEEQGMEEEVSAYFDLPLELLRISSVDTESPVTAAFVFDGNRGRGTKRIVPEMQDLDFSFPAPPDFSNPSSPRS from the coding sequence TAGGGATCTCCGGCAAACTCACTTTTCCCGGTGCCATGAGTCTAGAAGAAGCTTCGTCATTCAAGAAAGATGCTGAAGCCCGAGTCGCCGACGATGAAGACGAGGCACGTGCGGCGAGAGACCCGGCGGCCCGGCCATTCCGTTCCGGTTCATCGGCCACCGACGTCTCGAGCAACGCGTCGTCGATCAACTACCGGAAGGCGCCGCGGGACAAGATCGGCGGCGACGGCTTCTGGTGCGGCGTCCTGTGCATGCACCTGCCGGGCCTGTCCAGGAGGCGGtcgatgcagcagcagcagtccATGAGCCTGAGCGAGGCGGACACCCGGGCGAGCACGGCCGGGCCAGGCGGGGCCCGGGCGAGCACGGCGTCCATGGAGAGGTTCAAGTACAGCTCGTCGTCCTCCGGCATCGTGTTCGAGCGCGCGGACAAGGAGGAGGAAcaggggatggaggaggaggTGTCGGCGTACTTCGACCTGCCGTTGGAGCTGCTGAGGATCAGCAGTGTCGACACGGAGTCGCCGGTCACGGCGGCGTTCGTCTTCGACGGCAACCGCGGCCGGGGCACCAAGAGGATCGTCCCGGAGATGCAGGACCTCGATTTCAGCTTCCCCGCGCCGCCGGATTTCTCGAATCCCTCGTCGCCAAGGTCCTGA
- the LOC112894925 gene encoding uncharacterized protein LOC112894925, producing the protein MPKSKLNALIWVATPTHELQSERHEAHHPPTHWPPAGGGRWYGPPPPPRVRDQYRRTSPVPIKALAESNRRARRAMSGTPDAGSDSQGFTCSALLMCLYLPGLSKKKPEAAAASATAEAAPKEPAEQAVPPDGAPSQAASLEKSEYASLYSGNNIVFDFAVGDQGGRPEEQGGARAIHGYCPSPCFDLPVELIRAGERFAADSDAPVTAAFVFGDGGQQGGALQRMASCLAPGVVEGSGEPRPPPLVRFLSASGRSTVPRPPVMVMPSRDD; encoded by the coding sequence ATGCCCAAATCTAAGCTAAATGCGCTTATCTGGGTGGCAACTCCCACCCACGAACTTCAATCGGAACGACATGAAGCACACCATCCCCCCACCCACTGGCCAccagcgggcggcgggcggtggtatggtcctccaccaccaccgcgaGTCCGCGATCAATATAGGCGCACGTCCCCCGTGCCCATCAAGGCGCTGGCGGAATCGAACCGGCGAGCACGCAGGGCCATGTCCGGGACGCCCGACGCCGGCTCCGACAGCCAGGGCTTCACATGCAGCGCGCTGCTCATGTGCCTCTACCTGCCCGGCCTCTCCAAGAAGAAGCCGGAGGCGGCCGCCGCGAGTGCGACAGCGGAGGCGGCACCGAAGGAGCCGGCCGAGCAAGCAGTGCCCCCGGACGGCGCGCCGAGCCAGGCCGCGTCCCTGGAGAAGTCCGAGTACGCGTCGCTCTACTCCGGCAACAACATCGTCTTCGACTTCGCGGTGGGGGACCAAGGGGGTCGTCCGGAGGAGCAGGGTGGCGCGCGGGCGATCCACGGGTACTGCCCGTCGCCGTGCTTCGACCTGCCCGTGGAGCTGATCAGGGCCGGCGAGCGGTTCGCCGCCGACAGCGACGCCCCCGTCACGGCCGCGTTCGTGTTCGGCGACGGCGGCCAGCAAGGGGGCGCTCTGCAGAGGATGGCGTCGTGCCTGGCGCCCGGGGTCGTCGAGGGCAGCGgcgagccgcggccgccgcccctcgtgAGGTTCTTGTCGGCGTCGGGACGTTCCACCGTGCCGCGGCCTCCCGTGATGGTGATGCCTTCCCGTGACGATTGA
- the LOC112893508 gene encoding uncharacterized protein LOC112893508, translated as MDVNGRYMESLLAVWNEWEIRMLMLTSLALQVFLLFFAGIRKRNVSAVLSLLLWLAYLLADSISIYALGYLSQTRVPKGVDPRSFKRSTHRIQALWAPFLLLHLGGQDTITAFSIEDNELWKRHLLSLLTQVGLAVYVFTKSHPGADILAPAVFMFVSGIVKYGERTWALKCASVDNLRSGMVTTPDPGPNYAKFMEEYRFTREAGLQAEIVIEQERRAEAAAAVAVGVAEESVPYTEVIADASRFFVIFKRLFVNLILSFQERTRSQATFLRLTPEQAYKVIEIELSLMYDTLHSKAAVIHTWYGRLFRCLTLLSTSTACLLFNVLHHKGMHQSSYNHVDVCITNILFGGALCLEVYAIGMMLISYWTYAALRSCNFCFLSNLIFRSIQYFRPESRSKWSNLMAQHNLISFCLLDKPTMLTKLLSVLGLKGHWDSWLHTRHIDVSHELKILVFRELKDKTVSIVDAESYRKFSNHRGQWALQCKGYYKELGWSVEVEFDESILLWHIATDLCFHSDDDNGDAKIAPYVGISRAMSNYMLFLLVARPFMLTAGIGQIRFGDTCAEAKNFFGRAGTAHPDAGPAARMVLGVSAEIAPRDVKGDRSKSVLFDACRLAKSLLELPPRKRWRVIRVVWVEMLCYAANKCRSNFHAKQLSGGGELLTVVWFLMAHLGIGEQYRIEAGHARAKLIVEKN; from the exons ATGGATGTGAACGGGAGGTACATGGAAAGCTTGCTGGCAGTGTGGAACGAATGGGAGATCCGCATGCTCATGCTCACCAGCCTCGCCCTCCAGGTGTTCCTCCTCTTCTTCGCCGGCATCCGCAAGCGCAACGTCTCCGCCGTGCTGAGCCTGCTGCTGTGGCTCGCCTACCTGCTCGCGGACTCCATCTCCATCTACGCGCTCGGGTACCTCTCCCAGACGCGCGTGCCCAAGGGCGTCGACCCACGGTCCTTCAAGCGCAGCACCCACCGCATCCAGGCCTTGTGGGCAccgttcctcctcctccacctcggCGGCCAGGACACCATCACCGCCTTCTCCATCGAAGACAACGAGCTCTGGAAGCGCCACCTGCTCAGCTTGCTCACTCAG GTTGGCCTCGCCGTGTATGTCTTCACCAAGTCGCACCCCGGTGCCGATATCCTAGCCCCCGCCGTGTTCATGTTCGTGAGTGGTATCGTCAAGTACGGCGAGAGGACATGGGCGCTCAAGTGCGCGAGCGTGGACAACCTGCGGAGCGGCATGGTCACGACGCCGGACCCGGGCCCCAACTACGCCAAGTTCATGGAGGAGTACCGGTTCACCCGCGAGGCCGGGCTCCAGGCGGAGATCGTCATCGAGCAGGAGCGCCGTgcagaggccgccgccgccgttgccgtgGGCGTCGCCGAGGAGAGCGTGCCGTACACGGAGGTCATCGCCGACGCGAGCCGCTTCTTCGTCATCTTCAAGCGGCTCTTCGTCAACCTCATCCTCAGCTTCCAGGAGCGCACCCGTAGCCAGGCCACGTTCCTGCGGCTCACGCCGGAGCAGGCGTACAAGGTCATCGAGATCGAGCTGTCGCTCATGTACGACACTCTGCACTCCAAGGCGGCGGTGATCCACACCTGGTACGGCCGCCTGTTCCGGTGCCTGACGCTCCTCTCGACGTCGACAGCGTGCCTCCTCTTCAACGTGCTGCACCACAAGGGTATGCACCAGTCATCATACAACCACGTCGATGTTTGCATCACTAACATCTTGTTCGGAGGAGCTCTTTGCTTGGAGGTGTACGCAATTGGAATGATGCTCATATCCTACTGGACGTACGCCGCTCTGCGAAGCTGTAATTTCTGCTTCCTGAGCAATCTGATCTTCCGGAGCATTCAGTACTTCCGGCCGGAAAGCCGGTCGAAGTGGTCCAATCTGATGGCCCAGCACAACCTCATCAGCTTCTGCCTCCTGGACAAACCAACCATGCTCACCAAGCTCCTGAGCGTCCTCGGGCTCAAAGGACACTGGGACAGTTGGCTGCACACCCGGCACATCGACGTGTCGCACGAGCTGAAGATCTTGGTGTTCAGGGAGCTCAAGGATAAGACGGTGAGCATCGTGGACGCCGAGAGCTACCGCAAGTTCAGCAACCACAGGGGCCAGTGGGCTCTCCAGTGCAAAGGCTACTACAAGGAGCTCGGCTGGAGCGTGGAGGTGGAGTTCGACGAGAGCATCCTCCTCTGGCACATAGCCACGGACCTCTGCTTCCACTCCGACGATGACAACGGCGACGCGAAGATCGCGCCGTACGTCGGGATCAGCCGGGCGATGTCGAACTACATGCTCTTCCTCCTCGTCGCGCGGCCTTTCATGCTGACGGCGGGCATCGGGCAGATCCGGTTCGGGGACACCTGCGCGGAGGCCAAGAACTTCTTCGGGCGCGCCGGGACGGCGCACCCGGACGCGGGGCCCGCGGCGAGGATGGTGCTCGGCGTGAGCGCCGAGATCGCGCCGAGGGACGTGAAGGGGGACCGGAGCAAGTCGGTGCTGTTCGACGCGTGCCGGCTGGCCAAGTCGCTACTGGAGCTGCCGCCGCGTAAGCGGTGGCGCGTCATCCGCGTGGTGTGGGTGGAGATGCTCTGCTACGCGGCGAACAAGTGCCGGAGCAACTTCCACGCTAAGCagctgagcggcggcggcgagctgctcACGGTCGTCTGGTTCTTGATGGCACACCTGGGGATCGGCGAGCAGTATAGGATAGAGGCAGGGCATGCCAGGGCCAAGCTGATCGTAGAAAAGAACTGA
- the LOC112893510 gene encoding probable disease resistance protein At5g45440 gives MAVEVVQFLVRKFVDNLAEEAAAAATELPFIAQFNTVRAELEKAAISPDNADELRECLYELTDLLAECRMLTNRPNRRRRFFMQPDAWRFSKTNKRVAAVRRRVLQCVGNDSGGDTAASQEDGAAAATGLDRWTTAWLDRSRIHGFDQQLMELESMAFRDCGVGRLAGVGIVGMGGIGKTALAQLLFSSPRARGRFFPRIWMCMSRTVCAGADRRREVLQGILMALGHEEDAILSMDGSNSLAELVIAVHEQLKGKRYLIVFDDVWHVDDWYADVVGAGGQNTPQRADDWSERLAFGLPKERGGLVVVTSRLKQAAETMVGKSCLHHVQPLSDSESCWAIFTDALSQAKGTVDLPTVDSMKQEILKTCGGLPSAAKTMGDIFASSSILSPATSTSQEISKSGHIITGNNGSLK, from the coding sequence ATGGCTGTGGAAGTCGTCCAGTTCCTGGTGAGGAAGTTTGTGGATAACctcgcggaggaggcggcggcggcggccacggagCTCCCTTTCATCGCCCAGTTCAACACCGTGCGGGccgagctggagaaggcggcgatttCTCCAGATAACGCCGATGAGCTCCGGGAATGCCTCTACGAACTCACCGACTTGCTCGCTGAGTGCCGCATGCTCACCAACCGCCCGAACCGACGACGGCGGTTCTTCATGCAGCCCGACGCATGGCGGTTCTCCAAGACCAACAAGAGGGTGGCCGCGGTCAGGCGCAGAGTCCTCCAGTGCGTCGGAAACGACTCCGGTGGCGATACTGCGGCGTCGCAGGaggacggcgccgccgccgccacggggtTGGACCGCTGGACGACGGCTTGGCTCGACCGCAGCAGGATCCACGGATTCGACCAGCAGCTCATGGAGCTGGAGTCCATGGCGTTCAGGGACTGCGGCGTGGGGAGGCTTGCCGGCGTCGGCATCGTCGGCATGGGCGGCATCGGGAAGACCGCGCTCGCGCAGCTCCTGTTCAGCAGCCCGCGCGCTAGAGGACGCTTCTTCCCCAGGATCTGGATGTGCATGTCGCGCACCGTCTGTGCTGGAGCAGACAGGCGCAGGGAAGTTTTGCAGGGCATCCTCATGGCTCTTGGACACGAGGAGGATGCCATCCTGTCCATGGATGGCAGCAATAGCCTGGCGGAGCTGGTGATCGCCGTCCATGAGCAGCTCAAGGGGAAGAGGTATCTTATAGTGTTCGACGACGTGTGGCACGTCGACGACTGGTACGCCGACGTTGTTGGCGCTGGCGGCCAGAACACGCCGCAGAGAGCTGACGACTGGTCAGAACGCCTCGCGTTCGGGCTGCCCAAAGAGAGAGGCGGCCTGGTGGTCGTCACCAGCCGGCTGAAGCAGGCTGCAGAGACGATGGTGGGGAAGAGCTGTCTGCACCATGTGCAGCCATTGAGCGACAGCGAGAGCTGCTGGGCAATTTTCACGGACGCCCTCTCCCAGGCGAAAGGGACAGTCGATCTCCCCACCGTTGACAGCATGAAACAGGAGATCCTTAAAACCTGCGGCGGGCTCCCATCGGCGGCTAAGACAATGGGAGACATTTTTGCAAGCAGCAGTATCCTGTCGCCAGCAACATCTACTAGCCAGGAAATTAGCAAGAGTGGCCACATCATCACTGGTAACAATGGAAGTCTGAAATAG